The DNA window GCGGGCCGGGATCACGCTCGACCCGGCGCGCCGCGAGGTGTTCAGGGACGGGAGGTTCGTGCCGCTGGCGCGGAAGGAGTTCGCGGTGCTCGCCGAACTGCTGCGGGCGCAGGGCGGCGTGGTCTCGGCCGAGCACCTGCTGGAGAAGGCGTGGGACGAGCACGCCGACCCGTTCACCGGCGCGGTCCGGCTCACCGTGCTCAAGCTGCGCCGCAAGCTCGCCGGCCCGCCCGTGATCGAGACCGTGCAGGGAGTGGGGTACCGGATCGGATGACCGGACGCTGGAGGCCGCGCGGGCCGCGCACGCTGCGGCTGCGGCTCACCCTCGGGTACGGCGCGATCTTCCTGGTGGCCGGGCTGGCCCTGCTCGGGGTCACGTACGTGCTGTTCGAGCAGCAGCTCACGCGGTCGTTCGAGGACCGGTTCACCGCCCCGCCAGGCATGAACAAGCAGTTCTTCATCGCCGAGGGCGACATGCGGCTCACCGGGGACGCGGCCGTCGAGTGGCTGCGGCGGCAGGAGCTGGAGTTGCGCGGGGCCGCAGGCACCTCGCTGCTCGCGCAGGGCGTGCTCGCGCTGACCGTGGTCGGCGGGGCGGCGGTCGCGTTCGGCTGGGTGGTGGCCGGGCGGATGCTGGCGCCGCTGCACCGCGTCACCGACACCGCCCGCCGGATCGCCGCCGCCCCGATGGCCGAGCGCGGGCTGCACGAGCGGATCGCGCTGGAGGGCCCGGCGGACGAGGTCAAGCAGCTCGCCGACACCTTCGACACGATGGTCGAGCGGCTGGACCACTCCTTCGACGGGCAGCGCAGGTTCGTCGCGAACGCCTCCCACGAGCTGCGCACGCCGCTCACGCTCAACCGGGCGCTGGTCGAGCTGGCCATGCACCGGCGTACGGCCTCGCCGGACGTCAAGGAGCTGGGCGAGAGCCTGCTGGAGATCAACGCCCGGCACGAACGCCTCATCTCGGGCCTGCTGCTGCTGGCCCGCTCGGAGCAGGAGATCGCCGACCGCTCGCCGGTGGACCTCGCCGACGTGGTGGCGCACGTGGTGCGGCAGACGGCCGGCGACGCCGCCGAGGCCAAGGTCACCGTGGACGAGGTGGCCGGCCAGGCGCCCGTCACCGGGGACGCCCTGCTCCTCGAACGGCTCGTGCACAACCTGGTCGAGAACGGCATCCGGCACAACCTGGACGACGGGAGCGGATGGGTGCGGGTGGTGAGCCGCACCGTGGACGGCGACAGCGTCGAGGTGGAGGTCGCCAACACCGGGCCCGACGTGCCGCCGTACGACGTGCCGCCGCTCTTCAAGCCCTTCCACCGGCACGGCGCCGAGCGGGTGGTCACGGCGCGGAGCGCGGGGCTCGGGCTGTCGATCGTGCGCTCGATCGCGGTGGCGCACGGCGGCGACGTGAGCGCCCGCCCCCGCGAGGACGGCGGCCTCGTCGTCACCGCCACCCTCCCCCGCGCCCGCCACTGACCGGGGTATCGGGTCGAGGGGGCCTGACCGCCCTGGAGTTCAAGGTGTTCGCCGACGACGGCAGGTCTTCGCGGTCTAGCGGACCGTTCGCTCAACAGGCGCTCCACAGGTCCTCAACATCGGCCTGGCTACCTTCGCGGTGTCCAGTACGACGAGCACCAAGGAGAACGCGATGCGAACGCTCAACACGATGGTCCTCGGTGCCGCGGTCGCCGCCGCGGCGCTGACCGCGGGCGCCCCCGCGCAGGCCGCCGCTCAGACCTCCCCCGCCACCGTCGCCACGGCCGCCGCGGCGGCCGACTCGGCGGCGGCGGCGTCCTGCCGCCAGGTGCGCGTGTACCGCCCGGAGATGCGCAAGGGACACGTGGCCGCGACCGGCTGGGCGATCGGCTGCTCCCGCAACCAGGAAATCAAGATCATGCTTCAGCGCAAGCGCTGGTGGGGCTGGCAGCAGATCTCCAGCGCCTCCTGGTACGGCGCCGGCAAGAAGACGCTGTACAAGGGCTGCAAGCGGGGCACCACCTTCACCTACCGCCTGCAGGGCCAGGTCAGGTACTACGCCGGCAGCAAGTACGTCGTCCACAACGGCTACAGCCCCAAGATGCGCGCGAAGTGCCCGTGACGCGCCCGATCAGCTAGTACTCCCGGGACACATCCGATCATGGTTGGGACCTGCGCTGGTAGTGGCAGTGTCGTACGGTTGCTTGATGGCGGCGGCGCCAGTCTGACCAGTGCAGGATGTCCGTGATCGTGCGGGTCGCGGCCAAGATGAGCGCGACCAGCAACCGTCGGATCTCGGGGAGCGCCAGCTGGAGTGCCGGTGCCGGTCGGCCACCCGCGCGGCGACCTCGGCCGCGTTGACCTGGACACCGTCCAAGCGGTCTGAGGTCTACGCCATGGATCGCGGCCACCGCACGATCTTTGGTTGCCTTCACAAACTCCGGGTGATCACGCGGTGGCCGTCGCCATGTGACCCCAACTTCTCGAGATCGTCAAGTGTCACTGGAGTACAAGGCACCCGCGCGTGGTGGCCCCGCGATAAACGGGACGGTCCATGGGTCGGCGTTGGCTCTCTCGCAGTCCGTGTCCAGGCCCGCTCATATGCGATCGCAGCCGAACTTCTTATCCAGCCGCCTGCTGCAATCCTGCCAAAAGGTCCTCATTGAAGCTGTTCCAAGAAGGGACATCGCAAATAGGGCCGGCCGGATTGATTCGATCAAGTAGTTGACGGCGATGCTCGGGAAATCGCTGCCTGAACTTGGCCAACCTCCTACCTGACAAGCCGGAAGCAAGAGCTAGTTTTTCGGTCAACTCCGCTTTCGGATCTGGAATCGTCTCCACCGATTTTGGTCGAGGCAAGTTCAGGTCCATGCGTCCATTGGGGTTGCCGGCCACGACTCGCAGGTCACGCTCA is part of the Nonomuraea coxensis DSM 45129 genome and encodes:
- a CDS encoding sensor histidine kinase; this translates as MTGRWRPRGPRTLRLRLTLGYGAIFLVAGLALLGVTYVLFEQQLTRSFEDRFTAPPGMNKQFFIAEGDMRLTGDAAVEWLRRQELELRGAAGTSLLAQGVLALTVVGGAAVAFGWVVAGRMLAPLHRVTDTARRIAAAPMAERGLHERIALEGPADEVKQLADTFDTMVERLDHSFDGQRRFVANASHELRTPLTLNRALVELAMHRRTASPDVKELGESLLEINARHERLISGLLLLARSEQEIADRSPVDLADVVAHVVRQTAGDAAEAKVTVDEVAGQAPVTGDALLLERLVHNLVENGIRHNLDDGSGWVRVVSRTVDGDSVEVEVANTGPDVPPYDVPPLFKPFHRHGAERVVTARSAGLGLSIVRSIAVAHGGDVSARPREDGGLVVTATLPRARH